CGGTAAGTTTAATCTGTGCCGCATTGATAGCCACGACAAAATCTCCCGTGTCTACATGGGGGGTAAAAGTGGCTTTGTGCTTGCCACGAAGGATGTTCGCGATTTCTGTGGCTGCTCGACCCAAAATTTTTCCTTTTAAGTCAACCAAAAGCCATTTCCGTTGAGCTTCATCGGCTTTCGCCGAATAAGTAGATTTTTTCATAAAAATTAGTCCAAAGGGTTAAGAGTAATAAAAAAACTGTGAGCGGCGGCACCCTAGGTAAAAAATCCAACTCTTGTCAAGGGTTTATCCTTTCACCCACTCCTGAGTGATATAGGACAAAGGATCCACAATTGTAGATTTGATTTTGAGCTTGGATTGAGCTGCCAAGGCTCCTCGTTTTTCTCTTTGCAAAGTGGTTTTTTCTCCAAGATTAAAACAGACCTGAAAAGCTTCTTTTCTACCGTCAGGAAAACTTGCCACAAAGTCGGACTCAATCTGATCTTCCATCTGAAAATAATAAACTTCACAGCCCTGACGCCTGAGGTCGAGATAGATCAGATTTTCAAAAAGAGCCCCATATTGATCACTGAACTGAAGAGTGTTAGCCAGCACGAGCCCTGTATCAATGGTATAGATTTTTCTTGGATTTACGTTTTGTTTTCGAATGGAGTCAGTAAACAAAGGTACCGCAAAACACAAATAAGCGTCTTCAATCATCTCCAAATAACTGTGCAGAGTGTTCTTACTGACGGCATAGCCCTGACTTTTAAAGTCACGAAATGTTTTTTGAATTGCCAAACGAGCGCCTGTAGATTTGAGGAGTGTGCGAATGAATTGTTTGAGAAGTGTGAGATTGGTCACCCCATGCCGCTCCACAATATCCCGGTAAACAACGGTGTTCACATAATCCTGAAGAATTATTTTATGATGTTCGCCTTCAGTCATAACGACTTCAGGAAAGCCTCCGGTGCGGAGATAATTCTGAAACTGCTGGAGGTAATGGTCTCGTTTTTTAGGTCCCAAAACTTTTCCAGGAAACTCCTCTCCCTGAGCTTGAAGAAATTCATGAAAGGAAAAGGGCCAAATTTCGGTGGCGACGGCGCGCCCACGCAAAGAGGTTGCGATTTCTTTGCTGAGCATCTTGGCTGAAGAGCCAGTGATAGTTATTTCAATATTTTTTTGATCAAGCAATCGTCGAATGACAACAGGCCAATGGTCAATATTTTGTATCTCATCAAAAAAAAGGTAGCAACGTTGATCATGATTTTCAGGGTAGAGGGTAAAGAAACTTTCAACCAACTGCCCAAACATCATGGCATCGCAGGGGAGCAATCGTTCATCTTCAAAATTGATGTATAAGATCCGTGTTTTTGAAATGCCTTTTTTAAGCAGGCGATCAATGCATTGATGAAGACAATAAGTTTTTCCCACACGGCGCATTCCCATCAGTACACTCACACGCCCACTCAAGGATCGAATATCTACCTCCCGAGGAATGGAGCCTGAAAAATCTTTTTCCTGAAATTCGCCCTGAAGAATCTTGATAAGTTCAATCATATTTAGTCCCTCTATATAGGGATATGATTGTATAATAACGTCCTTATGTAAAGGGATAAATTTGATCAACGTTTTGATTTTGATTTAAAATTTAGCTCATCAGAAGAAAAATCCCTCAAGTTTAAACACTAACATCCGTTTATATCCATGATGGCAGTGCGTTGTTGTGTCTTGATAACAGATGGGAGCTGCTTATGAGAGGCTTGGCAAAAAACCTGCTATTCTTGCTATTATCGTCTGCCTTGTTTCTGGCTGCCTGCGGGGGGGAGTTGGACTCCGATCATCAAAATACCACTGCAACTGAGAGTCAGAGCATTCTCGGTTCCTCCACCGGCACACAGGTACAAGTGGTGCAGTCTGAAAACTATGGGGGGCTTACTGTCAGTAATGCCATGGGAATTCAAGGAAAACAGACGAGTGAGCACTATCAGCAAATGGATCCTTTTTTAGAATTGCACAAAAGGAAAGTCAATTCTGTAGCATCGGTGAAGGCTACTTTACCAACCAATACTTTAGGGTCTCAAAAAGTAGATTAGGAAAGTGGAATTATGCTCAATTTCAAAAAAATAAAAAAGTCTTACTGCCTTTTGTTTTTATATTCTCTGTTCACAGCAAATCCGCTTTTTGCTTCAGCTACTGTCTTGCCCGTGCAGGGCTACATCGTGGACAGCAGGGGAAACGAGTTGAATTCTACGATACAAATGACCTTTAGACTTTATGCGGCTTGTGGAGATAGTACTCCCCTGGCAACCTTTGTGCAGAATCTGAGTTTCAGTTCAGGAATTTACCAAAGCGGCCTGGATCTTTCCAGTTTAAGCGCCGAAAAGCAGGCGGCCATCCGGGCCGCGACGGGCCTTTGTCTGTCGGCCCAGGTGGCGGATGATTCTGAAATGACCCCGCGAAGTGAATATCAGATGGGAGTTTATTCTATCCACGCAAACGTAGCAGATGTGG
The sequence above is drawn from the Deltaproteobacteria bacterium genome and encodes:
- a CDS encoding ATP-binding protein, coding for MIELIKILQGEFQEKDFSGSIPREVDIRSLSGRVSVLMGMRRVGKTYCLHQCIDRLLKKGISKTRILYINFEDERLLPCDAMMFGQLVESFFTLYPENHDQRCYLFFDEIQNIDHWPVVIRRLLDQKNIEITITGSSAKMLSKEIATSLRGRAVATEIWPFSFHEFLQAQGEEFPGKVLGPKKRDHYLQQFQNYLRTGGFPEVVMTEGEHHKIILQDYVNTVVYRDIVERHGVTNLTLLKQFIRTLLKSTGARLAIQKTFRDFKSQGYAVSKNTLHSYLEMIEDAYLCFAVPLFTDSIRKQNVNPRKIYTIDTGLVLANTLQFSDQYGALFENLIYLDLRRQGCEVYYFQMEDQIESDFVASFPDGRKEAFQVCFNLGEKTTLQREKRGALAAQSKLKIKSTIVDPLSYITQEWVKG